From Sphingomonas bisphenolicum, one genomic window encodes:
- a CDS encoding dihydroorotase, producing MSRIAIINGRLADPAGDALTPGIVLIAGDRIVAAGDVAVPDDAQRIDAQGLVVAPGLIDLGVFATDKPAFHFGGITRAALMPDQRAPLDEVGLIREATRAGKPDFWVHPIAAATRGLLGQEMAEMGLMQMAGAKAVGTGRQWIADSGVMLRVLSYASGLGLTVIAHAEDGGLTAKAVATSGETATRLGLPHAPACAEALAIARDIMLARETGAAIHFRLVTTKAGFDLIRAAKTEGLKVTCGISPAYLFLNDQAATDFRTFARLSPPLRDERDRQACLAAVADGTIDVITSSHDPRGPEDKRLPFADASPGMAGAETLLALSLNLVRDGQVTINRLMTLLSANPAKILGVDAGGFAAGSAADLIFVDPDAPWIVDSAKMAAAAGNTPFDRLPVQGRARRIMKGGVFL from the coding sequence GTGAGCAGGATCGCCATTATCAACGGCAGACTGGCCGATCCTGCCGGCGATGCGCTGACGCCCGGCATCGTGCTGATCGCGGGCGACCGGATCGTCGCGGCGGGCGATGTCGCGGTGCCGGACGACGCGCAGCGGATCGATGCGCAGGGGCTGGTGGTCGCGCCCGGCCTGATCGATCTGGGCGTCTTTGCGACCGACAAGCCGGCCTTCCATTTCGGCGGGATCACGCGCGCGGCGCTGATGCCCGACCAGCGCGCGCCACTGGACGAGGTCGGCCTGATCCGGGAAGCGACCCGCGCGGGCAAGCCCGATTTCTGGGTCCATCCGATCGCCGCGGCGACGCGCGGGCTGCTTGGCCAGGAAATGGCCGAAATGGGCCTGATGCAGATGGCGGGGGCCAAGGCGGTCGGCACCGGACGGCAATGGATCGCCGATTCGGGCGTGATGCTGCGCGTGCTGTCCTATGCCAGCGGCCTGGGCCTGACCGTCATCGCCCATGCCGAAGATGGCGGGTTGACCGCCAAGGCGGTGGCAACCAGCGGCGAGACGGCGACCCGCCTCGGCCTCCCCCACGCCCCGGCCTGCGCCGAGGCACTGGCGATCGCGCGCGACATCATGCTGGCGCGCGAAACCGGCGCGGCGATCCATTTCCGGCTGGTGACGACCAAGGCGGGATTCGACCTGATCCGCGCGGCCAAGACGGAAGGGCTGAAGGTCACATGCGGCATCAGCCCGGCCTATCTGTTCCTGAACGACCAGGCGGCGACCGACTTCCGCACCTTTGCACGGCTGTCGCCACCGCTGCGCGACGAGCGCGACCGGCAGGCCTGCCTCGCGGCGGTCGCCGACGGGACGATCGACGTCATCACCTCCAGCCACGATCCGCGCGGGCCGGAGGACAAGCGCCTGCCCTTCGCCGATGCGTCGCCGGGCATGGCGGGGGCGGAGACGCTGCTGGCGCTATCGCTCAACCTGGTCCGCGACGGGCAGGTGACGATCAACCGGCTGATGACGCTGCTGTCGGCCAATCCGGCGAAGATTTTGGGCGTCGATGCGGGCGGCTTTGCGGCCGGGAGCGCGGCGGACCTGATCTTCGTCGATCCCGACGCACCCTGGATCGTCGATTCGGCGAAGATGGCGGCCGCGGCGGGGAACACACCGTTCGACCGGCTGCCGGTGCAGGGGCGGGCGCGGCGGATCATGAAGGGCGGCGTGTTTCTGTAG
- the rplK gene encoding 50S ribosomal protein L11, which yields MAKKITGYIKLQVPAGAANPSPPIGPALGQRGVNIMEFCKAFNASTDKMEKGTPLPTIITVYADRSFTFTTKQPPATYLIKKAINLKSGSKEPGKIVAGKITRAQLAEIAQAKMVDLNANDIDAATKIIEGSARAMGLDVVEG from the coding sequence ATGGCCAAGAAGATTACGGGCTATATCAAGCTCCAGGTGCCCGCTGGAGCCGCCAACCCCTCGCCGCCGATCGGTCCGGCGCTGGGTCAGCGCGGTGTGAACATCATGGAATTCTGCAAGGCGTTCAACGCCTCGACGGACAAGATGGAAAAGGGCACTCCGCTGCCGACCATCATCACCGTCTATGCGGACCGCAGCTTCACCTTCACGACGAAGCAGCCGCCGGCCACCTACCTGATCAAGAAGGCGATCAACCTGAAGTCGGGTTCCAAGGAACCGGGCAAGATCGTCGCCGGCAAGATCACGCGCGCCCAACTCGCTGAAATCGCGCAGGCCAAGATGGTCGACCTCAACGCGAACGACATCGACGCTGCAACGAAGATCATCGAAGGCTCCGCTCGCGCGATGGGCCTCGACGTGGTGGAGGGCTAA
- the rplA gene encoding 50S ribosomal protein L1, with translation MAKLTKKAKALATAVDREKLHGVDEALGLIKTHATAKFDESVEIAINLGVDPRHADQMVRGVVTLPAGTGKDVRVAVFARNDKAQQALDAGADIVGAEDLLESIQAGNIDFQRVIATPDMMGLVGRLGKVLGPKGLMPNPKLGTVTPNVAEAVKAAKGGQIEFRVEKAGIIHAGLGKSSFSAEDLRKNFDAFVDAIVKAKPSGSKGKYVRKIALSSSMGPGVKVDVAEVASV, from the coding sequence ATGGCAAAGCTGACCAAGAAGGCGAAGGCTCTGGCCACCGCAGTTGACCGTGAAAAGCTGCACGGCGTCGATGAAGCGCTGGGCCTGATCAAGACCCACGCGACCGCCAAGTTCGACGAATCGGTCGAAATCGCGATCAACCTGGGCGTCGATCCGCGTCACGCCGACCAGATGGTCCGTGGCGTCGTCACCCTGCCCGCCGGCACCGGCAAGGACGTCCGCGTCGCCGTGTTCGCCCGCAACGACAAGGCCCAGCAGGCGCTCGACGCCGGCGCCGACATCGTGGGCGCCGAAGACCTGCTGGAATCGATCCAGGCCGGCAACATCGATTTCCAGCGCGTTATCGCGACGCCGGACATGATGGGCCTGGTCGGTCGCCTGGGTAAGGTGCTTGGCCCCAAGGGTCTGATGCCGAACCCCAAGCTGGGCACCGTGACGCCGAACGTCGCCGAAGCCGTGAAGGCCGCCAAGGGTGGTCAGATCGAATTCCGCGTCGAAAAGGCCGGCATCATCCACGCCGGCCTTGGCAAGTCGAGCTTCTCGGCCGAAGATCTTCGCAAGAATTTCGACGCTTTCGTCGATGCGATCGTCAAGGCGAAGCCGTCGGGTTCGAAGGGCAAATATGTCCGCAAGATCGCCCTGTCGTCTTCGATGGGCCCGGGCGTCAAGGTCGATGTGGCGGAAGTCGCCTCGGTCTGA
- the nusG gene encoding transcription termination/antitermination protein NusG, whose product MARWYIIHAYSGFENKVKESILSEAERMGLSQLVEQVEVPVETVTEVKRGKKVQVERKFMPGYVLAKLAMNDDIYHLVKNTPKVTGFLGSMGKPQAISETEAARYFGARKEAEAAPKHKVSVDYEIGDSVKVLDGPFASFNGVVEELDFEKNRVKVSVSIFGRATPVELDFEQVELSK is encoded by the coding sequence ATGGCGCGCTGGTACATCATCCACGCCTATTCGGGCTTCGAAAACAAGGTCAAGGAATCGATCCTGTCCGAAGCCGAGCGCATGGGCCTCTCCCAGCTGGTCGAACAGGTGGAAGTGCCTGTCGAGACGGTGACCGAGGTCAAGCGCGGCAAGAAGGTCCAGGTCGAGCGCAAGTTCATGCCCGGCTACGTCCTCGCCAAGCTGGCGATGAACGACGACATCTATCATCTGGTCAAGAACACGCCCAAGGTGACGGGCTTCCTGGGTTCGATGGGCAAGCCGCAGGCGATCAGCGAAACCGAAGCCGCCCGCTATTTCGGCGCCCGCAAGGAAGCCGAAGCCGCGCCCAAGCACAAGGTCAGCGTCGATTACGAGATCGGCGACAGCGTCAAGGTGCTCGACGGCCCCTTCGCCAGCTTCAACGGCGTGGTCGAGGAACTGGATTTCGAGAAGAACCGGGTCAAGGTGTCGGTGTCGATCTTCGGTCGCGCTACCCCGGTCGAACTGGATTTCGAGCAGGTCGAACTGTCGAAGTAA
- the secE gene encoding preprotein translocase subunit SecE yields the protein MAKVSPGEFVNQVQTEAKKIVWPTGRETMMTGVMVVIMTTLLGLFFFGIDTFFGAIVQWLLGVAAGRA from the coding sequence ATGGCGAAGGTTTCCCCCGGCGAATTCGTCAATCAGGTGCAGACCGAGGCGAAGAAGATCGTATGGCCTACCGGCCGCGAAACCATGATGACCGGCGTGATGGTCGTCATCATGACGACGCTGCTGGGCCTGTTCTTCTTCGGCATCGACACCTTCTTCGGCGCGATCGTCCAGTGGTTGCTGGGCGTCGCCGCAGGCCGGGCCTGA
- a CDS encoding YihY/virulence factor BrkB family protein, whose protein sequence is MTQKVAQQVHVDAPWKIPPRAWWEILKRVHGALSGNHVGLLAAGVAYYAFLSIAPLLAAVVLTYGLFGDPAMVQRHMQAIISVVPADAASLINDQLLGVVSTRKPAIGFGLLLALAIAVYGATRAASAIMEALNIVYGQKEGRNIFRFYRTSMGITFSAVLVVVVGVFTATIIGLLQDFLTNWGPGVLFAIKATTWVCAGLLASIIFGLIYRFGPNRRHAQWQWLTVGSVSATLFWLVATLGVSFYVSTFGNYNKTYGSLGAVVVLQLWLFVSAYIVLLGAQINAEAERQTSADTSVAPQDAKAA, encoded by the coding sequence ATGACGCAGAAAGTCGCGCAGCAGGTGCATGTCGATGCGCCATGGAAGATACCGCCGCGAGCGTGGTGGGAAATTCTCAAACGGGTGCATGGCGCGCTGTCGGGCAATCATGTCGGACTGCTGGCCGCGGGCGTCGCCTATTATGCCTTCCTGTCAATCGCGCCGCTGCTGGCCGCGGTCGTGCTGACCTATGGCCTGTTCGGCGATCCGGCGATGGTGCAGCGGCATATGCAGGCGATCATCTCCGTCGTGCCCGCCGATGCCGCGTCACTGATCAACGACCAGTTGCTGGGCGTGGTCAGCACGCGCAAGCCCGCGATCGGATTCGGCCTGCTGCTGGCGCTGGCGATCGCCGTCTATGGCGCGACGCGGGCGGCGTCCGCGATCATGGAGGCGCTCAATATCGTCTATGGGCAGAAGGAAGGGCGCAACATCTTCCGCTTCTATCGCACGTCGATGGGGATCACCTTTTCCGCGGTGCTGGTCGTGGTCGTGGGCGTGTTCACCGCAACGATCATCGGCCTGTTGCAGGATTTCCTGACCAATTGGGGACCGGGCGTGCTGTTCGCGATCAAGGCGACGACATGGGTGTGCGCGGGATTGCTGGCCAGCATCATCTTCGGCCTGATCTATCGCTTCGGCCCCAACCGGCGCCATGCGCAATGGCAGTGGCTGACCGTGGGATCGGTGTCGGCGACGCTGTTCTGGCTGGTCGCGACGCTGGGCGTGTCCTTCTACGTGTCCACCTTCGGCAATTACAACAAGACCTATGGATCGCTGGGCGCAGTGGTGGTGCTGCAACTCTGGCTGTTCGTATCGGCCTATATCGTGTTGCTGGGCGCGCAGATCAACGCGGAAGCCGAGCGCCAGACCAGCGCCGACACCAGCGTCGCGCCGCAAGACGCAAAAGCGGCATAA